From a single Brassica napus cultivar Da-Ae chromosome C9, Da-Ae, whole genome shotgun sequence genomic region:
- the LOC125592292 gene encoding uncharacterized protein LOC125592292 yields the protein MNLRVDSAYERAARAFVNGVTDKLGVNGKIVCPCARCRNLYRHTSEEVVSHLVINGMDDAYKVRTDWFHHGDGSSVDVVDVKDRCWNAEILSLYEAANFVDEDLANRGSQLRESVEGEDRKEDEFLAKLAEAETPLYPTCSSHSKLSAVVSLFRIKSQNGWSDKSFDDLLQTLPNMLPEDNVLHTSTYDVKKFLKTFDMGYLKIHACRPESEEGENSAPRSVTNNWTPQPKCILYDWCDKECKVAEGRFLSSDEMEFVNNVPLGPNSVKVVVETAIEVDAFLWRPAPKIYTIGQAVGETVAWPQDSLLVLDEEIDPDHILGKSPETVEKNNCKLLHWLTQDEETVAEGRWESRDPKALVDGLPLGPNAVKVYVDAVTLPQTFLWRPTEKHSTLGDCLKSYVAWPLSRVSFDSLNSESPATESPITQSQVHTPPAPANILKPVAQTPSSSRKIVKEGQKCKLLDITGQKVVVAEGRWSSNNPEQLVHFVPLGKNAVRVWVDVVKVDDAMVWRPTSAIECMEDAIGTTIAWPEDKVVIV from the exons atgaactTAAGAGTTGATTCTGCATACGAGAGAGCTGCCCGAGCTTTTGTCAATGGTGTTACTGATAAGTTAGGAGTTAATGGGAAGATTGTATGTCCATGCGCCCGATGTCGTAATCTGTATCGCCATACAAGTGAGGAGGTTGTCTCTCATTTGGTTATAAATGGAATGGATGATGCTTACAAGGTACGGACGGATTGGTTTCACCATGGAGATGGTAGCTCTGTTGATGTAGTGGATGTTAAAGATAGATGCTGGAATGCTGAGATTCTTAGTTTATATGAAGCTGCAAACTTTGTAGATGAGGATTTAGCCAACCGGGGTTCACAGTTACGTGAGTCAGTTGAGGGTGAGGACAGGAAAGAAGATGAGTTTTTAGCAAAACTTGCAGAGGCTGAAACCCCCTTGTATCCGACGTGTTCTAGTCATAGCAAGCTATCAGCTGTAGTTTCTTTGTTTAGGATTAAGTCTCAGAATGGGTGGTCAGACAAGAGCTTTGATGACTTGCTGCAAACATTGCCAAATATGTTACCTGAAGACAATGTGCTGCACACATCAACTTATGATGTCAAGAAGtttttgaaaacttttgatATGGGATATCTAAAGATTCATGCTTGT AGGCCAGAATCGGAAGAGGGTGAGAATTCAGCACCAAGA AGTGTGACGAATAATTGGACACCACAGCCTAAGTGTATCCTATATGATTGGTGTGACAAGGAATGCAAAGTAGCCGAGGGTCGTTTTCTGTCATCGGATGAAATGGAGTTTGTTAACAATGTGCCATTGGGCCCTAATTCAGTTAAGGTGGTAGTTGAGACGGCTATTGAAGTAGATGCATTTCTTTGGAGACCGGCGCCAAAAATTTACACTATTGGTCAGGCTGTAGGAGAAACAGTTGCGTGGCCTCAAGAttctcttcttgttcttgaCGAGGAGATCGATCCAGATCACATTCTTGGTAAA AGCCCTGAGACAGTAGAGAAGAACAACTGCAAACTTCTACATTGGTTAACACAGGATGAAGAAACAGTTGCTGAAGGTCGTTGGGAGAGTCGTGATCCCAAAGCCTTGGTGGATGGCCTTCCTCTTGGACCAAATGCTGTGAAAGTATATGTAGATGCGGTGACGTTACCTCAGACTTTTCTTTGGAGGCCAACAGAAAAACACTCAACCCTCGGTGATTGTTTGAAGTCGTATGTAGCATGGCCTCTCAGCAGAGTTTCATTCGACAGTTTAAACTCTGAGTCACCAGCTACAGAATCTCCTATTACGCAGTCACAAGTACACACTCCACCGGCTCCtgctaatattttaaaaccagTGGCACAAACTCCTTCAAGCTCTCGGAAG ATTGTGAAAGAAGGTCAGAAGTGCAAACTGCTCGACATTACCGGTCAGAAAGTTGTTGTTGCAGAAGGACGCTGGTCTTCAAACAACCCAGAACAGTTAGTGCATTTTGTTCCTTTGGGAAAAAATGCAGTTCGTGTGTGGGTTGATGTAGTCAAGGTGGATGATGCCATGGTTTGGAGGCCTACATCTGCAATCGAGTGTATGGAGGATGCTATTGGTACCACTATAGCATGGCCTGAAGACAAGGTTGTCATCGTGTGA
- the LOC125592293 gene encoding branched-chain-amino-acid aminotransferase-like protein 2, with protein MTQVESNNANVDDAIMLDKDGFVSETNATNLFMVKNGVVLTPHADYCLPGITRATVMELVVKENFILEERNISLSEFHTADEVWTTGTIGELSPVVKIDGRVIGEGEVGPVTRKLQSAYKKLTDDSGVPIPTYQKL; from the exons ATGACACAGGTTGAAAGCAACAACGCTAATGTCGATGATGCAATAATGCTTGACAAGGATGGCTTTGTGTCTGAAACCAATGCAACCAACCTT TTCATGGTGAAGAATGGCGTAGTTCTCACTCCCCATGCAGATTACTGTCTCCCAGGGATTACCCGAGCTACT GTCATGGAACTGGTGGTGAAAGAGAACTTCATCCTGGAAGAACGAAACATCAGCTTGTCGGAATTTCATACAGCTGATGAG gtTTGGACTACAGGAACTATTGGAGAACTCAGCCCG GTTGTGAAAATTGATGGTCGTGTGATCGGTGAAGGAGAAGTAGGACCGGTTACAAGAAAACTGCAAAGTGCTTACAAGAAACTGACCGATGATTCGGGTGTCCCGATACCTACTTACCAAAAACTTTGA
- the LOC106436601 gene encoding E3 ubiquitin-protein ligase ATL31: protein MKSLLSFQAVVLFLLLAGSELASGQTDTRNEQYSYGSGLSPAMAVAIVVVIAILFFMGFFTVYLRRYTGAVDGSVNNPRVGATRVAHATARGLDASVIETFPTLVYSEVKTQKIGKGALECAICLNEFEDDETLRLLPKCDHVFHPHCIGAWLQGHVTCPVCRTNLAEPVEPEVVTEIDIESQQSVVVPEPAVELGGSVATTSVKFSRSHTTGHSVVLPGECTERFTLRLPEDLRKKIMASWKMNRSNSLLVLPRGGSSRSGKPVDRSRARSDRWLFRKTQSFMWRSRDDGSIRLGGTGSIRAVTSPTGDTVRTDRWNFLRNPSFMWRSTPVPSPRIEVNKDGEGTSSV from the coding sequence ATGAAGAGCTTACTGTCTTTTCAAGCTGTTGTCCTGTTTCTACTATTAGCCGGCTCGGAGCTAGCCTCGGGTCAAACCGACACCAGAAATGAGCAGTATAGTTACGGAAGCGGGCTAAGTCCCGCCATGGCTGTAGCGATTGTTGTCGTGATCGCTATCCTCTTCTTCATGGGGTTCTTCACCGTCTACCTCCGCCGCTACACGGGCGCAGTCGACGGCAGCGTTAATAATCCTAGAGTAGGAGCGACGAGAGTGGCGCACGCGACGGCGCGTGGTCTCGACGCGTCGGTGATCGAGACGTTCCCGACGCTCGTGTACTCGGAAGTGAAAACGCAGAAGATCGGGAAAGGTGCGTTGGAGTGCGCGATTTGTCTGAACGAGTTCGAGGACGACGAAACGCTGCGTTTGCTTCCTAAATGCGATCACGTGTTCCACCCTCACTGTATCGGAGCTTGGCTTCAGGGTCACGTGACTTGTCCGGTTTGCCGCACGAATCTCGCCGAACCGGTCGAACCGGAAGTAGTAACCGAAATTGATATCGAGTCGCAGCAATCGGTGGTGGTTCCTGAACCGGCGGTGGAGCTCGGCGGGAGTGTTGCTACTACAAGTGTCAAATTCTCGAGGTCGCATACGACGGGGCATTCGGTGGTATTACCTGGAGAATGTACCGAGCGGTTTACGTTAAGGTTACCGGAAGATTTAAGGAAGAAGATAATGGCGAGTTGGAAGATGAACCGGTCGAATAGTCTATTGGTTCTACCGAGGGGAGGAAGCTCTAGAAGTGGTAAACCGGTTGACCGATCAAGGGCTCGGTCGGACCGGTGGTTGTTCCGCAAAACACAATCGTTTATGTGGAGGAGCCGGGACGATGGTTCAATTAGGCTAGGTGGTACAGGTAGCATTAGAGCAGTAACCAGTCCGACCGGTGATACGGTACGAACAGACCGGTGGAATTTTCTAAGAAACCCGTCGTTTATGTGGAGGAGTACACCGGTTCCTTCGCCAAGAATTGAAGTTAATAAGGACGGTGAAGGAACATCATCGGTTTAA